One region of Rubripirellula tenax genomic DNA includes:
- a CDS encoding beta-agarase, whose protein sequence is MPISASRSIAQHSTDAVTISAEGEKQKAIHDYLFDTFAESRKTVYQGNGRGRGLKELTILEQTQQIHDRDEIELPEGTERVAGLFRHFGFHGADLDRIKEVHVFPFSPDVAPPRSVQVKDFYRVQMPSIPNSDEPPQRMKIRFLMKDKDSVCRIDDLVFFAQNAISPDFDTIPFRDLGSEFPRERVVVNVDTDHELSIGGTSELQRDRWFRMHETPGVVDQSFEQWASDHNFLPGRGAFKFNPALTRGWKKDAETLQEQKDKPGAADLTFFDRYDAGERQRKTIPAWQHEPYAMCFNDWPEFMSVPLVGRGTPRVERFDDAAELAAAYVVDQIKDGGSTAAWWEVKNESSVQSEWAHHWQEKQGIDGWGLLADFHNRVADAVHSVAPEVKVGGPSSAYMQLQAGDFGLYQNQARFIKETRGKLDFFSHRFYENALMLGAHERRGLGYSNYLLGRYEAILDMLRAEMHRVDNVLPILITETGSLQNGRQPSDNWLRLYAWNAYLTKSMQRPDQIEMFVPFIFLHMAWNPNSGDAAFAPKEDRERHRSFEDFEPTTIAHYFDLWKDFDGRRLPVAFDRDWLDVVAVHDGSRISLAVTNMGGRQIAIDLSDLAAKVSATGVMQTRLNYSGGEVVFAPEHSVDVAAVPVDVNETTVIRIGLPKPIETSGTLQLDRIYASETAVATASGPSSFQVRIDDPKSIRFAKLIVGIHRGGGVTEPLDVKVNETPITVDLGDAGEFSEFFAPLDAPLSPSTLRSTNQIMITAQDGATITSVQIVTHRKLP, encoded by the coding sequence TTGCCTATTTCCGCCTCGCGGTCGATCGCCCAGCATTCGACGGATGCTGTGACCATCAGCGCAGAAGGTGAAAAGCAAAAGGCCATCCATGACTATCTCTTTGACACGTTTGCCGAAAGTCGAAAAACGGTCTACCAAGGAAACGGTCGAGGCCGTGGTCTCAAGGAATTGACGATCTTGGAGCAAACCCAGCAAATCCATGATCGCGACGAGATTGAGCTTCCCGAGGGAACCGAGCGAGTTGCTGGACTGTTTCGCCACTTCGGATTTCATGGTGCAGACTTAGATCGAATCAAAGAAGTTCACGTCTTTCCGTTTTCACCCGACGTCGCACCTCCGCGTAGTGTGCAGGTGAAAGACTTTTATCGTGTGCAGATGCCTTCGATTCCGAACAGCGATGAACCACCCCAGCGAATGAAAATCCGGTTTTTGATGAAAGACAAGGACTCGGTTTGTCGAATTGATGACCTCGTCTTTTTCGCTCAGAACGCTATTTCACCAGATTTTGATACCATTCCATTTCGCGACCTGGGTTCCGAGTTTCCTCGCGAGCGAGTCGTGGTCAACGTTGACACAGATCATGAACTGTCGATTGGCGGAACATCCGAATTGCAGCGAGATCGATGGTTTCGGATGCATGAGACGCCGGGGGTGGTTGACCAGTCGTTCGAGCAATGGGCATCGGATCACAATTTTTTGCCGGGTCGAGGTGCGTTCAAATTCAATCCCGCCCTCACACGCGGTTGGAAGAAGGATGCCGAAACGCTTCAAGAACAAAAGGACAAGCCGGGTGCCGCTGACCTGACCTTCTTTGATCGATATGACGCGGGCGAGCGTCAACGCAAAACGATTCCAGCGTGGCAGCATGAACCCTACGCGATGTGTTTCAATGATTGGCCCGAGTTCATGTCGGTTCCCTTGGTGGGTCGTGGGACGCCGCGAGTCGAGCGTTTTGATGATGCTGCGGAACTTGCGGCCGCGTACGTTGTCGATCAGATCAAGGACGGCGGATCGACGGCGGCTTGGTGGGAAGTGAAGAACGAAAGCAGTGTCCAGTCCGAGTGGGCACACCATTGGCAGGAAAAGCAAGGCATTGATGGCTGGGGCCTCTTGGCCGATTTCCACAATCGCGTTGCCGACGCCGTTCATTCGGTTGCCCCCGAAGTCAAAGTCGGTGGACCCTCATCGGCCTACATGCAGCTTCAAGCAGGCGACTTCGGGCTGTACCAGAATCAGGCTCGATTCATCAAAGAGACTCGCGGAAAGCTCGACTTCTTTTCGCACCGCTTTTACGAAAACGCATTGATGTTGGGGGCTCACGAGCGGCGTGGGCTCGGGTACTCCAACTACTTGCTCGGTCGGTACGAGGCGATCTTGGACATGCTGCGTGCCGAGATGCACCGCGTCGACAACGTGTTGCCGATTTTGATAACGGAAACTGGATCGCTGCAAAACGGACGCCAACCGTCGGACAATTGGTTACGGCTTTATGCGTGGAACGCTTACTTGACCAAGTCGATGCAACGGCCAGACCAGATCGAGATGTTCGTGCCTTTTATCTTCTTGCACATGGCTTGGAATCCCAACAGCGGTGACGCCGCTTTTGCGCCGAAAGAGGATCGAGAGCGGCATCGATCGTTCGAAGACTTTGAGCCGACGACGATCGCCCATTACTTCGATCTTTGGAAAGACTTTGATGGCCGCCGGTTACCGGTTGCCTTTGATCGGGATTGGTTGGATGTTGTTGCCGTGCATGATGGAAGCCGCATTTCGCTTGCAGTGACCAACATGGGTGGTCGTCAGATTGCGATCGACTTGTCCGATTTAGCGGCCAAAGTCAGTGCGACCGGTGTGATGCAGACTCGCTTGAACTACTCGGGCGGCGAGGTGGTTTTCGCGCCAGAACATTCCGTCGACGTGGCGGCCGTTCCAGTTGACGTGAATGAAACGACTGTCATTCGAATTGGATTGCCAAAGCCGATCGAGACGTCTGGCACGTTGCAGTTGGATCGGATTTACGCTTCCGAAACCGCCGTTGCGACGGCAAGCGGACCTTCATCGTTTCAAGTCAGGATCGACGATCCGAAATCAATCCGTTTCGCCAAGCTGATTGTTGGCATCCATCGCGGTGGAGGCGTCACCGAGCCGCTTGATGTGAAGGTCAATGAAACGCCCATCACCGTGGACTTGGGTGACGCCGGCGAATTCAGTGAGTTCTTCGCTCCGTTGGATGCACCGCTATCACCATCGACTCTGCGTAGTACCAACCAGATCATGATCACGGCGCAAGACGGTGCGACCATCACGTCTGTTCAGATCGTTACCCATCGGAAGCTGCCGTAG
- a CDS encoding arylsulfatase — protein MQRLTSVFGLLFCGFAAGADRPNVILIVTDDQGYGDMSCHGNPWLKTPSLDRLAAEGAQLEDYHVDPVCTPTRAALMTGRYSSRVGAWAVTEGRQLLSADEATMADLFAGVGYRTGMFGKWHLGDTWPYAPRFRGFQNVVRHLAGGIDEIGNPIGNDYFDDTYYRNGKPEKILGYCTDVFFAECERMISEPSEQPFFVYLPLNAMHGPHTVAEKYSVPFRAEGHSENRSKFFGQIINFDENLGRLLDLLESRKVADETIVIFMGDNGTAEGANGRFPDDGHNAGMRGKKGSVYEGGHRVACFVRWPARLQAGRKIHALTSCRDWLPTLIDWCNLDAVNLKRFDGQSLAPLLEGTVDDWPDRTMFVERQSDRPALEASVKGRGQYPHYAMLSEKWRMVDGEIYDIDNDPGQSTDLSAQHPNVVADMRSKYEEYFADVFADDVDYERFQIGVAEENPTRLTVRDWHPTDGNVIWKQEQLGDDLLEINGFWAVNVVRAGRYQVRLSRFPTDAPAPMGATNARIRIGDIDAAQSINSDDTSVLFDVELPAGNALLQSWLSDDRTSTRRGAYFADIQLMEKLDQPR, from the coding sequence ATGCAACGTTTGACTTCAGTCTTTGGGCTGCTGTTCTGTGGCTTCGCCGCAGGGGCTGATCGTCCCAACGTGATCCTGATTGTTACCGATGATCAGGGGTACGGTGACATGTCGTGTCATGGAAACCCATGGTTGAAAACGCCTAGTTTGGACCGCCTCGCCGCCGAAGGTGCTCAGCTTGAAGACTATCACGTCGATCCCGTTTGCACACCGACTCGTGCAGCGTTGATGACGGGGCGGTATTCTTCGCGTGTGGGTGCATGGGCGGTGACCGAGGGTCGGCAATTGTTGAGCGCCGATGAAGCGACCATGGCCGATTTGTTTGCCGGAGTCGGTTATCGAACGGGCATGTTCGGCAAATGGCACCTCGGTGATACGTGGCCCTACGCGCCACGGTTTCGCGGCTTTCAAAATGTTGTTCGGCATCTTGCCGGCGGGATTGATGAAATCGGTAACCCGATCGGCAACGACTATTTCGATGACACGTACTACCGAAATGGAAAACCGGAAAAGATCCTCGGATACTGCACAGATGTCTTTTTCGCAGAGTGCGAGAGGATGATCTCCGAGCCATCCGAGCAGCCTTTCTTTGTGTACTTGCCGCTCAACGCGATGCACGGCCCGCACACGGTCGCTGAAAAATACTCGGTTCCTTTCAGGGCAGAAGGCCATTCTGAAAACCGTTCAAAGTTCTTCGGCCAGATCATCAACTTTGATGAAAACCTTGGCCGCCTGTTGGACCTTCTTGAGTCACGAAAGGTCGCCGACGAAACGATCGTGATCTTCATGGGCGACAACGGCACTGCGGAAGGGGCCAATGGTCGGTTTCCGGATGACGGACACAACGCGGGAATGCGAGGAAAGAAGGGGTCAGTTTACGAAGGAGGGCATCGCGTCGCCTGCTTTGTGCGTTGGCCGGCGAGACTGCAAGCGGGACGCAAGATCCACGCGTTGACCTCGTGTCGTGATTGGCTACCGACGCTGATCGATTGGTGCAATTTGGATGCCGTGAACCTGAAACGCTTCGATGGCCAGAGTCTCGCACCCTTGTTGGAGGGCACTGTGGATGATTGGCCAGATCGCACGATGTTTGTCGAACGACAAAGTGATCGGCCGGCACTTGAAGCATCCGTGAAAGGACGTGGCCAGTATCCTCACTATGCGATGCTTTCCGAGAAGTGGCGAATGGTTGACGGCGAGATCTACGATATCGACAACGACCCAGGGCAATCGACAGACCTTTCTGCACAGCATCCCAACGTGGTCGCCGATATGCGATCTAAATATGAAGAATACTTCGCCGATGTGTTTGCAGACGATGTTGATTACGAACGATTTCAGATCGGGGTGGCTGAAGAAAACCCGACACGATTGACGGTTCGCGATTGGCACCCGACCGATGGAAACGTGATATGGAAACAGGAGCAACTCGGCGACGATTTACTTGAGATCAACGGATTCTGGGCCGTGAATGTCGTCCGAGCCGGCCGCTACCAAGTACGTTTGTCACGATTCCCCACGGACGCGCCCGCCCCGATGGGTGCAACAAACGCGAGGATTCGCATCGGTGACATCGACGCGGCGCAGTCGATCAATTCTGATGACACTTCCGTATTGTTTGATGTTGAATTGCCCGCTGGCAATGCGTTGCTACAGAGTTGGTTGTCGGACGATAGAACCAGCACACGACGTGGCGCCTACTTTGCTGATATCCAATTGATGGAAAAGTTAGACCAACCCCGATGA
- a CDS encoding DUF5060 domain-containing protein encodes MRLHHFRSLLAFVVVPFALTFINSVASAVETVQHRTGEVASAHQWEVIDIGFQVETVASQPVDVKFSATFTNDSGDRLEVPGFFDGNKDYVIRFTSSFAGRWSYVTHSDVGELDGKTGGIDVAAAQQGRNGGVVIDPNAARQFRYENGTSYYPIAFECDWLFALDAENATDIPNTRSFVDSLAKDGFNQIVMNVFAYDVNWKKDERLRPEHEYGHPKVFPFGGNNNSPDHSQINVDYFKRLDRVIEYLDQKGIVAHLMIYVWNKEVNWPAANSDADNRYFDYVVRRYQAYPNIVWDVSKEALGYGHTDVNYIHQRIERLRQGDAFKRLITVHDYSYCNRFQENVDFVSVQLWSSELYSVMRNVCERIPGKPILNIEHGGYEKGPYVVFTGNYTSPEVCLERAWQCVFAGTYPTHYWQGAAWNAIIADIESLAPEDRPRLDYYRHMRAFVDKYDVGRLKAGDKMSNAGFCLHNGDQLYVYYVPKECDFIGIKLPKELMGRTMRGTWFNPFDGTYDNPVDKEIVQWPAFEVPIGEGFRILVLKFQPTVQVE; translated from the coding sequence ATGAGACTTCACCATTTTCGATCGCTCTTAGCTTTCGTCGTTGTTCCGTTTGCACTTACTTTCATCAACAGCGTGGCGAGTGCGGTGGAAACGGTCCAGCATCGCACAGGTGAAGTCGCATCGGCTCATCAGTGGGAAGTCATCGACATCGGCTTCCAAGTCGAAACGGTTGCCAGCCAACCTGTCGACGTCAAGTTTTCGGCGACATTCACGAACGATTCGGGTGACCGATTGGAAGTGCCTGGTTTCTTTGACGGGAACAAGGACTATGTGATTCGATTCACATCATCGTTCGCTGGCAGATGGAGTTACGTGACCCATTCCGACGTTGGCGAATTGGACGGAAAAACCGGAGGCATCGATGTCGCTGCGGCTCAGCAAGGCCGCAATGGTGGAGTCGTCATTGATCCGAACGCAGCCCGTCAATTTCGGTATGAAAACGGCACAAGCTACTACCCGATCGCATTCGAGTGTGATTGGCTGTTTGCTTTGGATGCGGAAAATGCAACCGACATCCCCAACACACGCTCGTTCGTCGATTCGCTTGCCAAGGACGGGTTCAATCAAATCGTGATGAATGTGTTCGCGTACGACGTGAATTGGAAAAAGGACGAGCGACTGCGACCCGAGCATGAGTACGGCCACCCGAAGGTTTTCCCGTTTGGCGGCAACAACAATTCGCCTGACCATTCACAGATCAATGTCGACTATTTCAAACGCCTGGATCGCGTCATCGAGTATCTGGATCAAAAGGGAATCGTCGCCCACCTGATGATCTACGTTTGGAACAAAGAGGTGAATTGGCCGGCGGCGAACTCCGACGCGGACAATCGTTACTTTGACTACGTCGTGCGACGGTACCAAGCGTATCCCAACATCGTTTGGGATGTCTCGAAAGAGGCACTTGGATATGGTCACACTGATGTGAACTATATCCACCAGCGAATCGAGCGGCTTAGGCAGGGCGACGCATTCAAACGTCTGATCACGGTTCACGACTACAGCTACTGCAATCGATTTCAAGAGAACGTCGACTTCGTCTCGGTTCAGTTGTGGAGTTCGGAACTGTACAGCGTCATGCGAAACGTTTGTGAAAGGATCCCGGGAAAGCCGATTCTTAACATCGAGCATGGCGGGTACGAGAAAGGGCCGTACGTGGTTTTCACAGGTAACTACACTTCCCCCGAGGTTTGTTTGGAACGAGCGTGGCAGTGCGTGTTTGCCGGAACCTACCCGACGCATTATTGGCAGGGAGCGGCATGGAACGCGATCATCGCCGACATCGAATCGCTTGCGCCCGAGGATCGGCCAAGACTGGATTACTATCGCCACATGCGTGCCTTTGTCGACAAGTACGATGTCGGTCGCTTAAAAGCCGGCGACAAAATGAGCAATGCCGGATTCTGTTTACACAATGGTGATCAGCTCTATGTCTACTATGTTCCTAAGGAATGCGATTTCATCGGGATCAAGCTTCCTAAAGAACTAATGGGCCGTACCATGAGAGGAACGTGGTTCAATCCGTTCGACGGAACCTACGACAATCCCGTCGAC
- a CDS encoding sulfatase-like hydrolase/transferase: protein MKSFFASLILLLSIGNCLADELPNIVLIMADDMGYADAGFTGATDIQTPNLDALAASGVTFTSGYVTHPYCGPSRAGLLSGRYQQRFGFETNPAYDPSNPYLGIDPSVTLFPKRLQKAGYRTGVIGKWHLGAAAPFHPNKRGFDYFYGFLGGGHDYFKIDLRDPVKEGYTQALERNGKPAEFEGYLTTALSIDAADFVSSSKDAPFFLYLAFNAPHAPLQAPAEAIAKYSSIQDGKRRRYAAMVDVMDAGIGQVLTALEKNSLRENTLVFFLSDNGGPQPTQSEPGKWNGSSNAPFRGGKGNLYDGGVHVPFIASWPAKIKPGTVYHKPVISLDIAATAVAVAGNESQPASLMEGANLIPLLDQSSDNFAHEFLYWREGGVRWSILDRKRTKHVADKAGGKSELFHLPADASEKNNRVTEERALADQLRNHWLSWDKANVASRIGNYHQYHQHRDQFFIDSIPGQATAEGYSPTPVPTFK, encoded by the coding sequence ATGAAGTCTTTCTTCGCATCATTGATTTTGCTGCTCAGCATCGGAAATTGTCTTGCCGACGAACTGCCGAACATCGTTCTGATCATGGCAGACGACATGGGATACGCGGACGCCGGGTTTACTGGCGCCACCGACATTCAGACGCCCAATCTGGATGCGTTGGCTGCTTCCGGAGTGACTTTCACCAGCGGCTACGTGACGCACCCGTACTGTGGTCCCAGTCGCGCGGGATTGCTATCCGGTCGATATCAGCAGCGTTTCGGTTTCGAGACCAATCCGGCGTACGACCCCAGCAATCCTTACTTGGGGATTGATCCAAGCGTGACGCTTTTCCCCAAGCGTCTGCAGAAGGCCGGATATCGAACAGGCGTGATTGGCAAGTGGCACCTCGGTGCGGCCGCTCCCTTTCATCCCAACAAGCGAGGCTTTGACTATTTTTACGGATTCCTCGGTGGAGGCCATGACTATTTTAAAATCGACCTTCGTGATCCCGTGAAGGAAGGTTACACGCAGGCGCTGGAACGAAACGGAAAGCCGGCAGAGTTCGAAGGGTATTTGACGACGGCGCTCAGCATCGATGCCGCCGATTTTGTCAGTTCAAGTAAGGACGCACCCTTCTTTCTTTACCTCGCCTTCAACGCGCCGCACGCACCGTTGCAAGCACCGGCCGAGGCGATTGCTAAATATTCGAGCATCCAAGATGGAAAGCGCCGACGATATGCCGCGATGGTCGATGTGATGGACGCGGGGATCGGACAGGTTCTCACCGCACTGGAGAAAAATAGCTTACGCGAAAACACCCTGGTCTTCTTTTTAAGTGACAACGGTGGTCCGCAACCGACCCAATCGGAACCGGGAAAATGGAATGGATCTTCGAATGCGCCGTTCCGCGGTGGAAAGGGGAACCTCTACGATGGCGGTGTCCACGTTCCGTTCATTGCTTCGTGGCCGGCAAAGATCAAGCCAGGCACTGTCTATCATAAGCCTGTTATCTCATTGGATATCGCCGCAACGGCGGTAGCGGTGGCTGGCAATGAATCTCAACCGGCCAGTTTGATGGAAGGGGCCAACTTGATCCCGTTGCTCGATCAGTCAAGCGATAACTTCGCACATGAGTTTTTGTACTGGCGAGAAGGTGGGGTTCGTTGGTCGATTTTGGATAGGAAGCGAACCAAACATGTCGCCGACAAGGCGGGTGGCAAATCGGAGCTGTTTCATTTGCCAGCCGACGCATCTGAAAAGAACAATCGTGTCACCGAGGAACGAGCGTTGGCGGATCAACTTCGCAACCATTGGCTATCTTGGGACAAAGCGAATGTAGCCAGTCGAATCGGCAACTACCATCAATACCACCAACATCGTGATCAATTTTTCATCGACTCGATTCCAGGGCAGGCGACCGCCGAAGGGTACTCGCCGACCCCGGTCCCCACGTTCAAATAG
- a CDS encoding sulfatase-like hydrolase/transferase, with the protein MVAFAAIASQTYAIERPNIILVFADDISARELPLYGSSVWSPPSGGNTSEVALRAQTPAIDQMAAEGCWVKTAWASVVCSPSRAMMMTGRYAHLHKWWNNKDKGRYIDANGKSVTWPLYKSSPRLIGHVAQQAGYATYWAGKTQMAGDLREFGFDQGCFTPGELADTDNPFTDFKMYEKKVDGKKHLFNSDTDQPIDTYLQHGWYWNPHVRLMKHAGKLNGFQWWPNTAESKKTFGLNTYGPDVELDFIFDFMDRQQADGKPFFVYHTSHLGHDAFDWLNPESPSKWPGTPVVKWDGKGYTRTDSHVTGDKGVYDVHGTVTEPGIHNHVNYLDYQIWLYRNKLQELGIADNTVMIFCADNGTSGYGKSSSDRQKGTHVPLIILAPGMTKHGRQDVLVSMADMLPTIADLTGTKIPSDYEVNGDSFVPFLFTDKTKHRDWIYGYNGADQIIRGDLVMKDGKGKWWDVSAEPDDLISFPEIKDWNVVSDDHRNERDTLRAVLPQFNLHANEHDAPGVDLLATAVKPKHIPKPVKTVDTSVRTEPNASSNAGERKLLFADKFDGRTRPGEQYTIARGTDGAWTIRDGVLYGRQTNDDHGAVIRKPMNFKDIDIEFDFRFNGGSHFNFVLDDQNEKSVHSGHICRVSISPKMVSVSDDKSGSMNLEVRKQRQDKNLSEEGKAALEATLAATQASAPVSLKGPDWHHARIQLQGDTLAVSIDGKSVVHFESSGISHPTKSKFGMTVNGSTIDFDNLQVFSIQP; encoded by the coding sequence ATGGTTGCCTTCGCAGCAATCGCCTCACAAACCTACGCAATTGAGCGTCCTAATATCATTCTGGTATTTGCTGACGATATTAGTGCACGTGAGTTGCCGCTGTATGGATCGTCCGTTTGGAGTCCACCCTCCGGCGGAAACACTTCGGAAGTTGCTTTGCGTGCACAGACTCCGGCAATCGATCAGATGGCGGCGGAAGGTTGCTGGGTTAAGACCGCTTGGGCATCGGTCGTCTGTTCGCCCAGTCGCGCGATGATGATGACGGGCCGCTACGCTCACTTACACAAATGGTGGAACAACAAGGATAAAGGTCGTTACATCGACGCCAATGGCAAATCGGTCACTTGGCCGCTGTATAAAAGTTCGCCTCGCTTGATCGGACATGTGGCCCAGCAAGCCGGTTACGCAACGTACTGGGCAGGAAAAACGCAGATGGCGGGTGACCTTCGTGAGTTTGGCTTCGACCAGGGTTGCTTCACGCCCGGCGAACTCGCCGATACCGACAACCCGTTCACCGATTTCAAGATGTACGAGAAGAAAGTTGACGGTAAGAAGCACCTTTTCAATTCGGATACCGACCAACCGATTGATACCTATCTTCAACACGGTTGGTACTGGAATCCGCATGTTCGGCTGATGAAGCATGCGGGCAAACTCAACGGATTCCAGTGGTGGCCCAATACCGCAGAGTCAAAGAAGACCTTCGGTCTGAACACCTACGGACCGGATGTCGAGTTGGACTTTATCTTTGATTTCATGGATCGTCAGCAAGCGGATGGCAAACCGTTTTTCGTCTACCATACGTCGCACCTCGGTCACGATGCATTTGACTGGTTGAATCCGGAATCCCCATCAAAGTGGCCGGGAACTCCGGTCGTGAAATGGGATGGCAAGGGATACACGCGAACTGACTCCCATGTCACGGGCGACAAAGGCGTTTACGACGTTCACGGAACCGTCACGGAACCAGGGATCCACAACCACGTCAATTATCTCGACTATCAGATCTGGCTCTACCGAAACAAGTTGCAGGAATTGGGGATCGCGGACAACACCGTGATGATCTTCTGTGCCGACAACGGAACCAGCGGTTACGGAAAGAGCAGTTCGGATCGCCAGAAAGGTACACATGTTCCATTGATCATTTTGGCACCCGGCATGACCAAGCACGGCCGCCAAGATGTGTTGGTGAGCATGGCCGATATGCTACCCACGATCGCCGATCTGACGGGCACGAAGATTCCTAGCGACTATGAGGTCAACGGTGACAGTTTTGTTCCGTTCTTGTTTACCGACAAAACCAAGCATCGCGATTGGATCTACGGGTACAACGGTGCGGACCAAATCATCCGTGGCGATCTTGTCATGAAGGACGGCAAAGGGAAATGGTGGGACGTTTCGGCTGAACCCGACGACTTGATCAGTTTCCCTGAGATCAAAGACTGGAACGTCGTCAGCGATGATCATCGAAATGAACGCGACACATTGCGTGCCGTGCTGCCACAATTCAACTTGCATGCGAATGAGCACGACGCACCAGGCGTCGATTTGCTAGCGACTGCGGTAAAGCCTAAGCATATTCCAAAGCCAGTTAAGACGGTCGATACAAGTGTTCGCACTGAACCGAATGCGTCCAGTAACGCCGGTGAACGCAAGCTACTGTTCGCAGACAAGTTCGATGGCCGTACGCGTCCGGGCGAGCAGTACACCATAGCGCGTGGGACCGACGGCGCGTGGACAATTCGCGACGGCGTGCTCTATGGGCGACAAACCAACGACGACCATGGTGCGGTGATTCGCAAACCCATGAATTTCAAGGACATTGATATTGAGTTTGACTTTCGGTTCAACGGTGGATCCCATTTCAACTTCGTCCTGGATGATCAGAATGAAAAATCGGTGCACTCTGGTCACATTTGCCGCGTTTCAATCTCGCCCAAGATGGTTTCCGTCAGTGATGACAAGTCCGGTTCGATGAACTTGGAAGTGCGAAAACAACGTCAAGACAAGAATCTTTCGGAGGAAGGAAAAGCTGCCTTAGAAGCGACCCTTGCTGCGACCCAGGCGTCGGCACCGGTTTCCTTGAAAGGACCCGACTGGCATCACGCCAGAATTCAATTGCAGGGCGACACCTTGGCTGTCTCAATCGACGGCAAGTCTGTCGTGCATTTTGAATCTTCGGGGATCAGCCATCCAACGAAGAGTAAGTTTGGAATGACAGTCAACGGTTCAACCATTGACTTCGATAATTTGCAGGTCTTTTCGATTCAGCCCTAG